One genomic region from Hyalangium ruber encodes:
- a CDS encoding bifunctional folylpolyglutamate synthase/dihydrofolate synthase: MAPPRTPQEALAFLAGLNPSGIKLGLERVHATLEALGHPERRYRVLHVAGTNGKGSTCAFAASALRAAGHKVGLYTSPHLERVNERFQVDGADISDEVLGCRILEVLERCPDAASASGMLTYFEFGTVVALWHFAQEAVDVAVLETGLGGRLDATNATQPLVTAITPISFDHMEYLGHTLGAIAGEKAGILKPGVPVVVSRQEPEALDAISRVAGQVGAPLLLEGRDFHVEPDPEGGFVYRGPERTLRGLSLSLRGPHQTQNAAVALAVLGQLDQRGMAVPPEAAISGLATARWPGRMEQLGERPAVLLDGAHNPGGVAVLLASLDALYPGRRIHAVFGVVADKDRAPMMRALFPRCASVHLTPLDTPRSLAPERYLAEARALCADARAYATLDEALAGARATAGAEDVLLCTGSLFLVGAARARLSRNLGALQQQP, encoded by the coding sequence ATGGCGCCTCCGCGCACGCCGCAAGAGGCGCTGGCCTTCCTCGCTGGGCTGAACCCCTCCGGCATCAAGCTGGGGCTGGAGCGGGTACACGCGACCTTGGAGGCCCTGGGCCACCCGGAGCGCCGCTACCGGGTGCTCCACGTGGCGGGCACCAACGGCAAGGGCAGCACCTGCGCCTTCGCCGCCTCCGCCTTGCGCGCCGCCGGGCACAAGGTGGGCCTCTACACCTCGCCGCACCTGGAGCGCGTCAACGAGCGCTTCCAGGTGGATGGCGCCGACATCTCCGATGAGGTGCTGGGGTGCCGCATCCTCGAGGTGCTGGAGCGCTGCCCGGACGCAGCCTCCGCCTCCGGGATGCTCACGTACTTCGAGTTCGGCACCGTGGTGGCGCTCTGGCACTTCGCCCAGGAGGCCGTGGACGTGGCCGTGCTGGAGACGGGGCTCGGCGGGCGCCTGGACGCCACCAACGCCACCCAGCCGCTCGTTACCGCCATCACCCCCATCTCCTTCGATCATATGGAGTACCTGGGGCACACCCTGGGGGCCATCGCCGGAGAGAAGGCGGGCATCCTCAAGCCGGGCGTGCCGGTGGTGGTCAGCCGCCAGGAGCCGGAGGCCCTCGACGCCATCTCCCGCGTGGCGGGGCAGGTGGGGGCGCCTCTGTTGCTGGAGGGGCGGGACTTCCATGTGGAGCCTGATCCCGAGGGCGGGTTCGTCTACCGAGGGCCGGAGCGGACCTTGAGGGGCCTGTCCCTCTCGCTGCGCGGACCCCACCAGACGCAGAACGCGGCGGTGGCGCTCGCCGTTCTCGGACAGCTCGACCAACGAGGCATGGCCGTGCCTCCCGAGGCCGCCATCTCGGGGTTGGCCACCGCGCGCTGGCCCGGGCGCATGGAGCAACTGGGCGAGCGGCCAGCCGTGCTGCTCGACGGAGCCCACAATCCTGGCGGCGTGGCCGTGCTGCTCGCCTCCCTGGACGCCCTGTACCCGGGCCGCCGCATCCACGCCGTCTTTGGCGTGGTGGCCGACAAGGACCGCGCGCCGATGATGCGCGCGCTCTTCCCGCGCTGTGCCTCCGTCCACCTCACGCCTCTGGACACTCCGCGCTCCCTGGCCCCCGAGCGCTACCTCGCGGAGGCGCGTGCTCTGTGTGCGGATGCACGTGCGTATGCCACCTTGGACGAGGCCCTGGCAGGCGCAAGGGCTACAGCGGGAGCGGAAGACGTCCTTTTGTGTACGGGCTCCCTGTTCCTGGTGGGAGCGGCCCGCGCCCGATTGTCACGAAACCTTGGCGCATTGCAGCAGCAGCCGTAA
- the accD gene encoding acetyl-CoA carboxylase, carboxyltransferase subunit beta: MAWFSKKPRIATRQEPAEEQPSRMQGLWAKCESCDEIIYRQELEKNLMVCPHCDHHLPWTARSRLAGLLDPDSFEEFDKELEPLDPLGFSDSKKYKDRLKSTRKNLGENDAFISGVGRIEGHQVSVGCFVFEFMGGSMGSVVGEKVTRVFERAYELKCSALLFSASGGARMQEGIFSLMQMAKTSAAIARFRTGNKPYISVMLHPTTGGVAASFAWLGDIILAEPKALIGFAGPRVIEQTIRQKLPEGFQRSEFLLDHGMIDAIVPRKDLRAKLGQVLGLVG, translated from the coding sequence ATGGCCTGGTTCTCCAAAAAGCCCCGTATTGCCACCCGTCAGGAGCCCGCCGAGGAGCAGCCTTCTCGCATGCAGGGCCTGTGGGCCAAGTGCGAGAGCTGTGACGAGATCATCTACCGGCAGGAGCTCGAGAAGAACTTGATGGTGTGTCCGCACTGCGACCACCACCTCCCGTGGACGGCGCGCTCGCGCCTCGCGGGCCTGCTGGATCCCGACAGCTTCGAGGAGTTCGACAAGGAGCTGGAGCCGTTGGATCCGCTCGGGTTCTCCGACTCGAAGAAGTACAAGGACCGGCTGAAGTCCACGCGCAAGAACCTGGGCGAGAACGACGCCTTCATCTCCGGTGTGGGCCGGATTGAAGGCCACCAGGTGTCGGTGGGCTGCTTCGTGTTCGAGTTCATGGGCGGCTCCATGGGCTCGGTGGTGGGCGAGAAGGTGACGCGCGTGTTCGAGCGCGCCTACGAGCTGAAGTGCTCGGCCCTGCTGTTCTCGGCCTCGGGCGGCGCCCGCATGCAGGAGGGCATCTTCTCCCTCATGCAGATGGCCAAGACGTCGGCGGCCATCGCCCGCTTCCGCACCGGCAACAAGCCCTACATCTCCGTCATGCTGCACCCCACCACGGGTGGCGTGGCGGCCTCGTTCGCGTGGCTGGGCGACATCATCCTCGCCGAGCCCAAGGCGCTCATCGGCTTCGCGGGCCCGCGCGTGATTGAACAGACCATTCGCCAGAAGCTGCCAGAGGGCTTCCAGCGCTCCGAGTTCCTCCTGGATCACGGGATGATCGACGCCATCGTCCCGCGCAAGGATCTGCGCGCGAAGCTGGGGCAGGTGCTGGGGCTGGTGGGCTAG
- a CDS encoding 3',5'-cyclic-nucleotide phosphodiesterase gives MKLHVLGCHGGELPSCRTTCFLVDDVLALDAGALTSTLTLEQLCKVDDILVGHSHFDHVKDLPLLADLVIGRRDTPVTIHASRECARSLREYMFNNALWPDFTRIPTKKDPVLRIKAFRAGSTFQVGRYTVQSIPVSHPVESCAFIVSNGQSSLAMSGDTGPTEKLWKALNQAKNLKALLLETSFPNALQQLADLSGHLTPRTLQSELTKFERNGTDVLLYHLKPAFVSQLKRELAELPVNILELGDTFEF, from the coding sequence GTGAAGCTGCACGTCCTCGGCTGTCACGGCGGCGAGCTGCCCTCGTGTCGGACCACATGCTTCCTCGTGGATGACGTGCTCGCGCTCGACGCGGGCGCGCTCACGAGTACCCTCACGCTGGAGCAGCTCTGTAAGGTGGACGACATTCTCGTCGGCCACAGCCACTTCGACCACGTCAAGGACCTGCCCCTGCTGGCCGACCTGGTGATCGGCCGGCGTGACACGCCCGTCACCATTCACGCCTCGCGCGAGTGTGCCCGCTCCCTGCGCGAGTACATGTTCAACAACGCGCTGTGGCCGGACTTCACCCGCATTCCCACCAAGAAGGACCCGGTGCTGCGCATCAAGGCGTTCCGCGCCGGCAGCACCTTCCAGGTGGGCCGCTACACGGTGCAGTCGATCCCCGTCAGCCACCCGGTGGAGTCCTGCGCGTTCATCGTCTCCAACGGCCAGTCCTCCCTGGCCATGAGCGGTGACACGGGCCCCACGGAAAAGCTCTGGAAGGCGCTCAACCAGGCCAAGAACCTCAAGGCGCTGCTGCTGGAGACGAGCTTCCCGAACGCGTTGCAGCAGCTGGCGGACCTGTCTGGGCACCTTACGCCCCGCACGCTCCAGTCGGAGCTGACCAAGTTCGAGCGCAACGGCACGGATGTGCTGCTCTACCACCTCAAGCCGGCCTTCGTGAGCCAGCTCAAGCGCGAGCTGGCTGAACTGCCAGTGAACATCCTGGAGCTGGGCGACACCTTCGAGTTTTGA
- a CDS encoding Crp/Fnr family transcriptional regulator yields the protein MGAEETLFQRFGKEFPKGTVLFQEGEPGKDMFVVQAGRISISKKVRDVEKVLAVLGPGEFFGEMAIISNKPRNATAAVTEDAKLLVIDPKTFEAMIRGNSEIAVRMIKKLAERLSEADAQIENLLLADPASRVVHQVLQFCQARGRPMEEGIEVDFPVRELPRQIGVGEPAIRHMLDRLERAGLIERSGDRLTVYDTARLHDFLQYLEMKWKFGDL from the coding sequence ATGGGCGCCGAGGAAACCCTCTTTCAGCGTTTCGGCAAGGAGTTCCCCAAGGGCACGGTCCTCTTCCAGGAGGGCGAGCCTGGCAAGGACATGTTCGTCGTCCAGGCGGGCCGTATCTCCATTTCCAAGAAGGTCCGGGATGTGGAGAAGGTGCTCGCGGTGCTGGGGCCGGGCGAGTTCTTCGGGGAGATGGCCATCATCTCCAACAAGCCGCGCAATGCCACCGCCGCGGTCACCGAGGACGCCAAGCTCCTGGTCATCGACCCGAAGACGTTCGAGGCGATGATCCGCGGCAACTCCGAGATCGCCGTCCGGATGATCAAGAAGCTGGCCGAGCGGCTCTCCGAGGCGGACGCCCAGATCGAGAATCTGCTGCTGGCCGACCCCGCCAGCCGCGTGGTGCATCAGGTGCTCCAGTTCTGCCAGGCGCGCGGCCGGCCCATGGAAGAGGGCATCGAGGTGGACTTCCCCGTGCGCGAGCTGCCTCGGCAGATCGGCGTGGGAGAGCCCGCCATCCGCCACATGCTCGATCGGCTGGAGCGAGCCGGTCTCATCGAGCGCAGCGGTGACAGACTGACCGTGTATGACACGGCCCGGCTGCACGATTTCCTCCAGTACCTGGAGATGAAGTGGAAGTTCGGAGACCTCTAG
- a CDS encoding CHASE2 domain-containing protein, with amino-acid sequence MKTFLSRHRFEVLALGLASLFCALHAWVERSPSVGLQVGSGSGDNVILRSLHIFEGRATDLQFRIRGVRPPHPDVVVVAVDEKSVQDFGRWPWPRQHVARALDQLREAGVGAVGLDMTFTDEVRDERADAFADALETLDSALAQTSEPSPALLALREELKGRSVDSGDAALAAALARTPQVVQGVIVYPDTDLEQFALQAQEREPMLAGHLVRQFPGSVPGSLHEVDPDTLRVWRGHSIQVPLPAFVQAGKRLGHFNFAPDFDGAVRRVPVFALLEGPRGLLPMLELQTAAAYFGAEVQPEYDADLRQLTGARLRRPDGSLLPLYVPVPINDPFIPVNYPGPAKVFPTLSLSDVVEGRFDPAAVRGKAVLVGVTLVGNFDQRVTPFSELEPGVYVHAAFLSNILSQDFLTRPLAALPLEMLFMLGAALLLARLLPRVRFAWKLGAMVLLGAGWLAVDQLLFSRGIQVATVLPLLSLVASVFGVVFLGYFSVDAEKQRLRETFQHYLDASVMEQVIEHPEKLKLGGERKELTVLFSDIRGFTTLSESLSPEQLVGFVNEYLTPMTDVVFENGGTLDKYIGDAIMAFWGAPVDQPDHALRACSAALGFLERLGEMRGRWRKAGLPEVDIGVGINSGPMNVGHMGTANRFNYTVMGDAVNLGSRLEGLNKTYDTRIIISAGTYAQVQGHVTARRLGVVRVVGKSAVTDIYELRALGRPTGINARAIQVFEAGVAHFIGRDFTAAEASFREVLTLWPEDGPSLRYLEELNTLRWKRPGPEWDGVFTATTK; translated from the coding sequence ATGAAAACGTTCCTTTCCCGCCATCGCTTCGAGGTGCTCGCCCTCGGGCTCGCCTCCCTGTTCTGCGCCTTGCATGCCTGGGTGGAGCGCTCGCCCTCCGTCGGTCTCCAGGTGGGCAGCGGCTCGGGGGACAATGTCATCCTCCGTAGCCTGCACATCTTCGAGGGACGCGCCACGGACCTGCAGTTCCGGATTCGAGGCGTGCGCCCGCCCCACCCGGACGTAGTGGTGGTGGCCGTGGACGAGAAGAGCGTCCAGGACTTTGGCCGCTGGCCGTGGCCGCGCCAGCACGTGGCCCGCGCCCTTGATCAGCTCCGCGAGGCCGGGGTGGGCGCTGTCGGCCTGGACATGACCTTCACTGATGAGGTGCGCGACGAGCGCGCCGATGCATTTGCGGATGCGCTGGAGACGCTCGACAGCGCGCTCGCGCAGACGTCCGAGCCGTCTCCCGCGCTCCTGGCGCTCCGAGAGGAGCTGAAGGGCCGCAGCGTGGACAGCGGAGACGCCGCGCTCGCCGCCGCTCTGGCGCGCACTCCCCAGGTCGTCCAGGGCGTCATCGTCTACCCCGACACGGACCTGGAGCAGTTCGCCCTCCAGGCCCAGGAGCGGGAGCCGATGCTCGCAGGCCACCTGGTGCGTCAGTTTCCCGGGAGCGTGCCGGGCTCCCTCCACGAGGTGGACCCTGACACGCTGCGCGTCTGGCGCGGCCACTCCATCCAGGTGCCGCTGCCGGCGTTCGTCCAGGCCGGCAAGCGCCTGGGCCACTTCAACTTCGCCCCGGACTTCGACGGCGCCGTGCGCCGCGTGCCGGTGTTCGCCCTCTTGGAGGGGCCGCGCGGGCTGCTGCCCATGCTGGAGCTCCAGACCGCGGCGGCCTACTTCGGCGCGGAGGTGCAGCCGGAGTACGACGCCGACCTGCGCCAGCTCACCGGCGCCCGTCTGCGCCGCCCGGACGGATCGCTGCTGCCCCTCTATGTGCCCGTGCCCATCAATGATCCGTTCATCCCCGTCAACTACCCGGGCCCGGCGAAGGTGTTCCCCACGCTGAGCCTGTCAGACGTGGTGGAGGGGCGCTTCGACCCGGCGGCGGTGCGAGGCAAGGCGGTGCTGGTGGGCGTGACGCTGGTGGGCAACTTCGACCAGCGCGTTACCCCCTTCAGCGAGCTGGAGCCCGGCGTCTACGTCCACGCCGCCTTCCTCTCCAACATCCTCTCCCAGGACTTCCTCACCCGGCCCCTCGCCGCGCTGCCGCTGGAGATGCTCTTCATGCTCGGCGCGGCCCTGCTGCTCGCCCGCCTGCTGCCCCGGGTCCGCTTCGCCTGGAAGCTGGGCGCCATGGTGTTGTTGGGCGCCGGCTGGCTCGCGGTGGATCAGCTCCTCTTCTCCCGAGGCATTCAGGTGGCCACGGTGCTGCCGCTGTTGAGCCTCGTCGCCTCGGTGTTCGGTGTCGTCTTCCTCGGCTACTTCTCCGTGGACGCGGAGAAGCAGCGGCTGCGCGAGACCTTCCAGCACTACCTGGACGCCAGCGTGATGGAGCAGGTGATCGAGCACCCCGAGAAGCTCAAGCTCGGCGGCGAGCGCAAGGAGCTCACCGTCCTCTTCTCCGACATCCGCGGCTTCACCACGCTCTCCGAGAGCCTGTCGCCCGAGCAGCTCGTCGGCTTCGTCAACGAGTACCTCACGCCGATGACCGACGTCGTCTTCGAGAACGGGGGCACGCTCGACAAGTACATCGGCGACGCCATCATGGCCTTTTGGGGCGCGCCGGTGGATCAGCCCGACCACGCGCTACGGGCCTGTAGCGCCGCCCTGGGCTTCCTGGAGCGCCTCGGAGAGATGCGCGGGCGCTGGCGCAAGGCCGGCCTGCCCGAGGTGGACATCGGCGTGGGCATCAACAGCGGGCCCATGAACGTGGGCCACATGGGCACCGCCAACCGCTTCAACTACACGGTGATGGGCGACGCGGTGAACCTGGGCTCCCGCCTGGAGGGCCTCAACAAGACGTATGACACCCGGATCATCATCTCCGCGGGCACCTACGCCCAGGTTCAGGGCCACGTCACCGCCCGCCGCCTGGGCGTGGTGCGCGTGGTGGGCAAAAGCGCAGTGACTGACATCTATGAGTTGCGCGCGCTGGGGCGGCCCACCGGCATCAACGCCCGGGCCATCCAGGTCTTCGAGGCGGGGGTGGCGCACTTCATCGGCCGGGACTTCACCGCCGCCGAGGCCTCCTTCCGCGAGGTGCTCACCCTCTGGCCCGAGGACGGCCCCAGCCTCCGCTACCTGGAGGAACTCAACACCCTGCGCTGGAAGCGCCCTGGCCCGGAATGGGATGGGGTGTTCACCGCGACCACGAAGTAG
- the purM gene encoding phosphoribosylformylglycinamidine cyclo-ligase, with protein sequence MTTYKQAGVDIDAGDAFVERIKPYAARTVRPEVVAGVGGFGGLFALPPGKYREPVLVAGTDGVGTKLKVAFLAGRHDTVGVDLVAMSVNDILTCGAEPLFFLDYFATSRLEVDAASEVVKGIALGCEQAGCTLLGGETAEMPGFYSRGEYDLAGFCVGVVERSELIDGRTIAPGDVLIGLPSSGLHSNGYSLARKVLLDDRKLSLTEKPEGLDRPLADALLEPTRIYVRDMQALMKAVKVKGMAHITGSGIPGNLPRCLPDGTRAVLSEKTWTKPPIFELIARLGGVARDEMFSTFNMGLGLIAVVAKEDVAQALSTLNARGVKATEVGRVEQGQGEATAVIEP encoded by the coding sequence GTGACGACCTACAAGCAGGCGGGAGTGGACATCGACGCGGGGGATGCCTTCGTCGAGCGGATCAAGCCCTACGCGGCGCGCACGGTCCGGCCGGAGGTGGTGGCCGGCGTGGGTGGCTTTGGCGGCCTGTTCGCCCTGCCGCCGGGCAAGTACCGCGAGCCGGTGCTGGTGGCGGGGACGGACGGGGTAGGCACGAAGCTGAAGGTGGCCTTCCTCGCGGGGCGGCACGACACGGTGGGCGTGGACCTGGTGGCCATGTCGGTGAACGACATCCTCACCTGTGGTGCCGAGCCCCTGTTCTTCCTGGACTACTTCGCCACCTCGCGGCTGGAGGTGGACGCGGCCTCCGAGGTGGTCAAGGGCATCGCCCTGGGCTGCGAGCAGGCCGGGTGTACGCTGCTGGGCGGCGAGACGGCGGAGATGCCGGGCTTCTACTCGCGGGGCGAGTACGATCTGGCCGGCTTCTGCGTGGGCGTGGTGGAGCGCTCGGAGCTCATCGATGGGCGGACCATCGCCCCGGGGGATGTGCTCATCGGCCTGCCCTCCTCGGGGCTGCACTCCAACGGCTACTCGCTGGCGCGCAAGGTGCTGCTGGATGACCGGAAGCTGTCGCTGACGGAGAAACCCGAGGGCCTGGACCGGCCGCTGGCGGACGCGCTGCTGGAGCCCACGCGCATCTACGTGCGGGACATGCAGGCGCTGATGAAGGCGGTGAAGGTGAAGGGCATGGCGCACATCACCGGCAGCGGGATTCCGGGCAACCTGCCGCGCTGCCTGCCGGATGGGACGCGCGCGGTGCTGAGCGAGAAGACGTGGACGAAGCCTCCCATCTTCGAGCTCATCGCCCGGCTGGGCGGAGTGGCACGCGACGAGATGTTCTCCACCTTCAACATGGGCCTGGGACTCATCGCGGTGGTGGCGAAAGAGGACGTGGCGCAGGCGCTGAGCACGCTGAACGCGAGGGGCGTGAAGGCCACGGAGGTGGGGCGCGTGGAGCAGGGCCAGGGCGAGGCCACGGCGGTCATCGAGCCATGA
- the purN gene encoding phosphoribosylglycinamide formyltransferase encodes MSAARRARLGVLVSGSGSNLQALLDACAQADFPAEVACVVSNVPTAFGLERARKAGVSAVALDHKAFGSRADFERALGETLRASGVEWVCLAGFMRLLSADFLAGFPGRVLNIHPALLPAFPGLHAQRQALERGVKITGCTVHFVDAGTDTGPIIAQAAVPVLPDDTEASLSARILAEEHRLYPLAVRLAVTGKVTLEGTRTRVDAQAAVGDQSLRSPGAPK; translated from the coding sequence ATGAGCGCGGCGCGACGGGCCCGGCTGGGAGTGCTCGTCTCGGGCAGTGGCAGCAACCTGCAGGCGCTGCTGGATGCGTGCGCGCAGGCGGACTTCCCGGCGGAGGTGGCCTGCGTCGTGTCCAACGTGCCCACTGCGTTCGGGCTGGAGCGGGCGCGCAAGGCGGGCGTAAGCGCGGTGGCGCTGGACCACAAGGCCTTCGGCTCGCGGGCCGACTTCGAGCGGGCGCTGGGAGAGACGCTGCGCGCTTCGGGCGTGGAGTGGGTGTGCCTGGCGGGCTTCATGCGCCTGCTGAGCGCGGACTTCCTGGCGGGCTTTCCGGGGCGGGTGCTGAACATCCACCCTGCCCTGCTGCCGGCGTTCCCGGGGCTGCACGCACAGCGTCAGGCGCTGGAGCGCGGGGTGAAGATCACCGGGTGTACGGTCCACTTCGTGGACGCGGGCACGGACACGGGCCCGATCATCGCGCAGGCGGCGGTGCCGGTGCTGCCGGATGACACCGAGGCGAGCCTGAGCGCGCGGATCCTCGCGGAGGAGCACCGGCTGTACCCGTTGGCCGTGCGGCTGGCGGTGACGGGCAAGGTGACGCTGGAGGGCACGCGCACGCGGGTGGACGCGCAAGCCGCAGTGGGAGATCAGAGCCTCCGCAGCCCGGGAGCCCCCAAATGA
- a CDS encoding DUF523 domain-containing protein — protein MTREERLAALREARVVLVSACLLGEACRYDGKSKGSSRVMQALEGKEVVPVCPETGAGLGIPRPAVVLSGGTGEAVLAGRARAVVAGTGEDRTEAFRRGAELALEAARRFGATVAVLKERSPSCGSQGTHVDDKVVAGRGVTAALLHAEGLIILSDEELSPP, from the coding sequence ATGACGCGAGAGGAACGGCTGGCGGCCCTGCGCGAGGCCCGGGTGGTACTGGTGAGCGCCTGTCTGCTGGGCGAGGCGTGCCGGTACGACGGCAAGTCCAAGGGCTCGAGCCGGGTGATGCAGGCGCTGGAGGGCAAGGAGGTCGTGCCCGTATGCCCGGAGACGGGGGCTGGGCTGGGCATCCCCCGTCCGGCGGTGGTGCTCAGCGGCGGCACGGGCGAGGCGGTGCTGGCGGGCCGGGCGCGTGCGGTGGTAGCCGGTACGGGCGAGGACCGGACGGAGGCGTTCCGGCGCGGCGCGGAGCTGGCGCTGGAGGCGGCGCGACGCTTCGGAGCAACGGTGGCGGTGCTCAAGGAGCGCAGCCCTTCATGCGGCAGCCAGGGCACCCACGTGGATGACAAGGTGGTGGCGGGACGAGGCGTGACCGCCGCCCTGCTCCACGCCGAGGGGCTCATCATCCTTAGTGACGAGGAGTTGAGCCCGCCGTAA